In Mesorhizobium sp. INR15, a genomic segment contains:
- a CDS encoding dihydrofolate reductase family protein produces MVVRVDLMIALDGFATTTDQTPEVPFGEDWPRLVGAYVATRTFRERVLKDTTGAGTTGVDEEYAKGYFADVGAEIMGAGKFGLHHFPGDPNWRGWWGDEPPFRIPVFVLTHTPRPSLEMAGGTTFHFLNTTAVDALQQAMGVANGKDVRIGGGPTVVRDYLKAGLVDRLHVAIAPILLGRGIRLWDDLRGLEAGYTVKAETAPSGTIHLTFQR; encoded by the coding sequence ATGGTAGTTCGTGTCGACCTCATGATTGCGCTCGATGGTTTTGCGACAACGACGGACCAGACGCCCGAAGTGCCGTTCGGCGAGGACTGGCCGCGTCTCGTCGGCGCATATGTCGCAACGCGAACCTTCCGTGAGCGGGTGCTCAAGGATACCACGGGAGCAGGGACCACAGGCGTGGACGAGGAATACGCCAAGGGGTATTTCGCGGATGTCGGTGCCGAGATCATGGGCGCTGGCAAGTTCGGGCTACACCACTTTCCCGGCGATCCGAACTGGCGCGGCTGGTGGGGCGACGAGCCACCATTCCGGATTCCAGTCTTCGTCCTCACCCACACCCCACGGCCCTCCCTGGAGATGGCTGGCGGCACCACGTTCCACTTCCTCAATACCACCGCCGTTGATGCGCTCCAGCAAGCAATGGGCGTCGCAAACGGCAAGGATGTGAGGATAGGCGGTGGTCCGACCGTCGTTCGTGACTATCTCAAGGCTGGCCTTGTCGACCGCCTTCACGTTGCTATCGCTCCGATTCTGCTTGGGCGCGGCATACGCCTGTGGGACGATCTGCGCGGCCTAGAAGCGGGCTACACTGTCAAGGCAGAAACGGCACCGAGTGGGACCATCCACCTCACCTTCCAACGCTAG